A window from Podospora bellae-mahoneyi strain CBS 112042 chromosome 1 map unlocalized CBS112042p_1, whole genome shotgun sequence encodes these proteins:
- the SEC21 gene encoding coatomer subunit gamma (COG:U; EggNog:ENOG503NW2T; BUSCO:EOG09260JTZ), translated as MSYGKKDEDADTGLVKIDRTQVFQEARLFNSSPIQPRRCRILLTKIGLLLYTGEKFPTTEATTLFFGISKLFQNKDASLRQMVHLIIKELASSAEDIIMVTSTIMKDTGGSTDAIYRPNAIRALCRIIDATTVQSIERVLKTAIVDKNPTVSSAALVSSYHLLPIAREVVKRWQSETQEAAASTKSSGGFSLGFSSSSANLPVNNSTMTQYHAIGLLYQMRMHDRMALVKMVQQFGAAGAVKNPAAIVMLVRLAAQLAEEDAQLRRPMMQLLDGWLRHKSEMVNFEAAKAICDMRDVTDAEVSQAVHVLQLFLTSPRAVTKFAALRILHNIASFKPNVVNVCNPDIELLISNSNRSIATFAITTLLKTGNEASVDRLMKQISGFMSEITDEFKITIVEAIRTLCLKFPSKQAGMLQFLSGVLRDEGGYEFKRAVVESMFDLIKFVPESKEEALAHLCEFIEDCEFTKLAVRILHLLGVEGPKTSQPTKYIRYIYNRVVLENALVRAAAVTALAKFGVGQKDPEVKRSVDVLLTRCLDDVDDEVRDRAALNLSLMHEEDELATRFVKNDSMFSLPYFEHQLVMYVTSDDKSVFDDSFDVSKIPIVTREQADAEDRTKKLTATTPSLKPPKTGPTKAAPSAADAAASATATAQKYAQELLAIPELKEFGPVLKSSPVVELTEAETEYVVSVVKHIFKEHIVLQYEVKNTLPDTILENVSVVATPSDEEELQEVFIIQAEKLATDEPGKIYVAFQKLNGEGALPIATFSNVLKFTSKEIDPTTGEPEETGYDDEYEVSEFDLSGADYVVPAFASNFAHIWEQVGAQGDEAEETLQLSGMKSIADATEQLAKALSLQPLEGTDVPVNQTTHTLKLLGKTVGGGRVVANVRMAYSSKTGVTTKITVRSEEEGVAALVIGSVA; from the exons ATGAGCTACGggaagaaggacgaggatgCCGATACTGGTCTGGTCAAGATTGACCGGACCCAGGTTTTTCAAGAAG CTCGACTGTTCAACAgctcccccatccaaccGCGAAGATGCCGCATTCTCTTGACCAAGATCGGCCTGCTCCTCTACACGGGCGAGAAGTTCCCTACCACGGAAGCAACCACTCTTTTTTTCGGCATCTCGAAGCTCTTCCAGAACAAAGATGCCAGTCTGCGCCAGATGgtccacctcatcatcaaggagcTCGCCAGCTCCGCCGAGGACATCATCATGGTCACGAGCACCATCATGAAGGATACTGGAGGCAGTACAGATGCCATCTATCGCCCAAATGCCATCAGAGCGCTCTGCCGCATTATTGAT GCTACCACTGTCCAGTCCATCGAGCGAGTCCTCAAAACTGCCATCGTCGACAAGAACCCCACCGTTTCCTCTGCCGCTCTCGTTTCGTCGtatcacctcctccccatcgccAGAGAAGTCGTCAAGAGATGGCAAAGCGAGACCCAGGAGGCGGCTGCTAGCACCAAGTCGTCCGGTGGCTTCTCGCTCGGCTTCTCTTCGTCTTCAGCCAACCTTCCCGTGAACAACTCCACGATGACCCAGTACCACGCTATCGGTCTGTTGTACCAGATGAGGATGCACGACAGGATGGcattggtgaagatggtgcaGCAGTTCGGTGCGGCCGGCGCTGTGAAGAACCCCGCCGCCATCGTCATGCTCGTCCGTCTTGCCGCCCagctggccgaggaggatgcccaGCTCAGGAGGCCGATGATGCAGCTGCTGGATGGCTGGCTCAGGCATAAGAGCGAGATGGTCAACTtcgaggcggccaaggctaTCTGCGACATGCGGGATGTCACCGACGCCGAGGTTTCGCAGGCCGTCCAcgtcctccagctcttcctcaCCTCTCCTCGCGCTGTCACCAAGTTTGCGGCTCTTCGTATTCTGCACAACATCGCCTCGTTCAAGCCCAATGTTGTCAACGTCTGCAACCCCGACATCGAgctcctcatctccaacagcaaccgtTCCATTGCTACtttcgccatcaccaccctgcTCAAGACCGGCAACGAGGCTAGTGTGGATCGTCTCATGAAGCAAATCTCCGGCTTCATGTCTGAGATCACGGATGAGTTCAAGATTACCATCGTGGAGGCCATCCGCACGCTTTGCCTCAAGTTCCCTAGCAAGCAGGCCGGCATGCTCCAGTTCCTCAGCGGCGTCCTGCGCGATGAGGGTGGCTATGAGTTCAAGCGCGCCGTGGTGGAGAGCATGTTTGATCTGATCAAGTTTGTCCCCGAGtcaaaggaggaggctctCGCCCATCTGTGCGAATTCATCGAGGACTGCGAGTTTACCAAGCTTGCTGTTCGCATCCTGCATCTCCTTGGTGTGGAAGGCCCCAAGACCTCGCAGCCTACCAAGTACATCCGGTACATCTACAACCGTGTTGTGCTTGAAAACGCCCTTGTtcgcgccgccgccgtcaccgCGTTGGCCAAGTTCGGTGTTGGCCAGAAGGACCCCGAGGTCAAGCGCAGTGTGGATGTTTTGCTCACCCGCTGCTTGGacgatgtggatgatgaggtccGCGATCGTGCTGCGCTCAACCTCAGCCTGATgcacgaggaggatgagttgGCGACGAGGTTCGTCAAGAACGACAGCATGTTCTCTCTTCCATACTTTGAGCACCAGCTCGTCATGTACGTCACATCTGATGACAAGTCTGTGTTTGACGACTCTTTCGACGTCTCCAAGATCCCAATTGTCACCCGGGAGCAGGCCGATGCGGAGGACAGGACGAAGAAGCTCACGGCCACCACACCATCGCTCAAGCCACCAAAGACCGGCCCCACCAAGGCTGCTCCCTCGGCGGCCGACGCCGCGGCTTCTGCCACCGCTACCGCGCAAAAGTATGCCCAGGAGCTTTTGGCCATCCCAGAGCTCAAGGAGTTTGGTCCCGTGCTCAAATCCTCGCCTGTCGTGGAGCTCACGGAGGCCGAGACCGAGTACGTCGTCAGCGTGGTCAAGCACATCTTCAAGGAGCACATTGTGCTGCAGTATGAGGTTAAGAACACGCTTCCCGACACCATACTAGAAAATGTCTCCGTTGTGGCTACTCCTTcggacgaggaagagctgCAAGAGGTGTTTATCATTCAGGCTGAGAAACTGGCTACGGATGAGCCAGGTAAGATCTATGTTGCGTTCCAGAAGCTGAACGGCGAAGGGGCTCTTCCCATCGCCACCTTCAGCAACGTTCTCAAGTTCACCAGCAAGGAGATTGATCCCACTACTGGCGAGCCAGAGGAGACTGGGTATGATGACGAGTACGAAGTTTCCGAGTTTGACTTGTCGGGTGCCGATTATGTGGTGCCGGCGTTTGCTAGCAACTTTGCGCACATCTGGGAGCAGGTGGGCGCGCAAGGGgacgaggctgaggagaCGCTACAGCTGAGTGGGATGAAGAGCATAGCAG atGCCACTGAACAACTAGCCAAGGCACTGTCACTCCAGCCTCTGGAGGGCACCGATGTACCAGTCAACCAGACGACACACACGCTCAAGCTGCTGGGCAAGAcggtcggcggcggcagggTGGTGGCCAACGTGAGGATGGCCTACTCATCCAAGACGGGCGTGACAACCAAGATCACGGTGaggagtgaggaggagggtgtggcGGCTCTTGTTATTGGTTCTGTTGCTTAA